ACAGCCGCCCTGAACTGTCAGGAGCCTGTCAGGGACATGGCAATGATTGGCTGGAATTACCGGTCGGTACAAGATGCCGCCGGGAGCGACGGACTGTGGTGGCGAACGGCCGCGTGCGGGCCGATTCACTCTTCCACATCACGGTCCGACGCCCCCTGGCCCCCGGCGAGCCGCCGACGTCTACGGGGTCCGCGTCGGGGTGAACCTCGTAATGGGGTTTGCCCCCGTTTGTGGACATCTCTTGAAGATCGGATCGTGGGATCCGATCTTCAAGAAGCAGCCTTTGCCATGGGCGCCGCCGACTGGGTCATCCGCAACTTCGACGACCAGATCGCCGGCTACAACAAGGCGCTCAAACAGATGCAGCGCGCCCTCGAAGACCTTCCCGAGCTGGAGCGAGCCGCCGTCGAGAACGCCGCGCGAGCACTACGCAAGGCACGCTCGGCCGCCGCCTTCATCCCCGTGGAAGGGCTGACCATCCGGAGCGCACGTGACCAGCACTGAATCCTCTCGTGACGCCCGCGCGGGCCCGCCTGCGCCGGGGCCGCGCAGCGGACAGCGCCACCAAGACCGCTCGCACGCGGGGCGCCACCCGTGGACCTGCTCAGCGCCGGACAACGCATTTCCTTCGCCAGGGTGGCGCGCGAAGCCGGCGTGTCTACCTGGTTCGTCTACAACACACCCGCCATCAAGTCCGCGATCCACAATGCAATGAGCGACCAGGCCCAACATGGCAGGGAAGCAACCGCCATGCCCCGACCTGAACGGGCCACGCCCGCCAGCCTGCACACCGACCTTGCCCTCGCTCGCGAAGAGATCCAAGAGCTCAGACGCGAGCGCGACGCCTTGAAGCACCGCGTCCAACTCGCGCTGGGTGCGGAGATCGACAACGTCGCGCAGGCCGATCTCGTCCAACGGATCCAGGACCTGGAACAGCAGAATAGCGATCGTCACGCCACATTCGGCCGCCGCCCGGGCCGAGCCCCGGCGAACTCGGGCAGGCGGCCTCGGCACCTTCGGACTCAGCCCTGTACGGCAACCACGATCCGCACCGCGCACGCCGCGAGCACCGCGCCGGATACGGCCATGCTGATGACCAGCCCGCGCGTACTCTTGGGAAGGCGCTCCGGGAGGCTCACCTCCTGCGGGCGCTTCGGATCGTAGATCACATCGAGGCGGCCCCCGACCCGCACGGGCGGGAACACGAAGGGGCCCACCGTGTACTGCCGCGCGGGACCGCCCTGGGGCGTGTACTCCAGCAGCAACATCGAACCTGCCGCGACCTGACCCACATTCACACAGACGGCAGAGGTTCGCACGCCCCGCTTCAACAGCGGGCTGGAGTGAACGTAGATACCCAACGAGATCCCGAAAATCAAAAGCCCGACCAGCACAGACATGGTGATCAACAAGGTCACCGACATCGCCCCCCGACCGATGGAAAGCCCAGATCATCGCGTACGCCCAGCAGGGACACAAGAGGCGGCTGCTCCCTGGGCGCCTACCTCGTGCGGTGACTCACCGAACGGATGGTGACCGCGGCACGAAGCACCGCAAGGGCGAGGGCGAGTGCGGATACCGCGATGATCAGCCGCCCGGCGTCGGGCGCGAAGAGCAGAACCTGGCGCAGGTCGGTCGCGACCTGGCCTGGAAGCACGGCATAGGCCGTAGTGGCCAGCAGCAGACAGGCCGCCACCGCGGTTACGCCTCCCGTGAGAGCTCGGATCCTGCTCTTCTTCCTTTGTACGCTGGGCGGCCGGACCAGGCGGAACAGGGACCGGACGACCCCTGCTCCCAGCACGGCGGTGACGGCGGCCAGCGCGGTCAGCAGACAGCCGAACAGCGGGTCCTCATCGGCTGGTTGCGGCTCGGCGCCGAGCAAGAGGCGCAGCGCCCCAAAAGCTGTGGCGCCCAGCAGCTCGTCGTTCTGGGTGCCGTAGACGTTCTGCTCCACGACCACTGCGAGCTTCTTCTCGGGCGCGAGGATCAGGATGCTGTGGTAGCCGGGGGTCGCGCCGGCGTGCCAGACGGTGCGCACGCCCAGGTCGTCGAAGGCGTCGTCGCGCCAGCCGAGGCCGTACCGGTGGGCGTCGCGCACGGGCACGGTCCCCGTATGCATCTGGCGTATCGCGTCCTGGGACATCACGGTCTGCGGGCCGCCGAGTTGTGCGATGGCGAAGCGGCTCAGGTCCTCCAGGCTCACGCCGAGGTATCCGTACGGCACCCCGGAGGTGTCGAAGGGTGGGGCGTACGCCTGCGGCCGGCCGAAGAAGTACCGGTGGCCGGGGGCCAGGCCCGCGTTCTCGGCGGTCCGGGCATCAGTGATCGCCCCTGTCATGCCCAGCGGTTGGAGGACGGAATCGCGCAGGTGGTCGCCGAAGGGCCGCCCGGTGACCTGCTCGACCACGGCGGCGAGCAGCATGTAGTTGGCGTCGCTGTACTCGTGTCGTTCGCCTGGCAGCGCGATAAGCCTGACATCGGCCAGACTGCGCGCCAGTCGCAGGATGCCGCCGGGCTCGTTGTCGTAGCGGTCGGATCTGAGATAGCCCTCGCGCTCGGAGATCCCGCTGGTGTGGGTAAGCAGTTGACGCACGGTGATGCGCTCGCCACCGTCACCCGAGGGCGAGAACCAGGGCAGGCGCTCACGCACTGGCCCGTCCAGGGCGACCTTGCCTTCCTCGGCCAGCTGCATGACAGCCATGGCGGTGACCGGCTTGGACACCGAGCCGATGAGGAACGGGGTCCGGGGCGTGACAGGTGTCCCGTTCCCGTCCCGTCCCCACGTGCGCTGATGCACCACCTGGTCGCCACTGATGACGGCGTACGCCAGACCGGGCGTGCGCGTGCGCTCCCTCTGCTCTTGTACGTACGCATCGACCTGGGCGAAGTCGCCCTGGGCTCGGTCGGCCGCACTGGCGGGTCGTACAACTCCCAGGAATAACAGGGTCATCAGACCCACCACACGCAGACGTCGCACGCCCCCACCTCCATAACCATACGGCTGTACGGTTATGACGTTACCGTACGGCTATATGGTTAAGCCATGCCTCGTGTTGCCGACCATGACGAACGCCGCCACCAAGTCGCCGCCGCGGTCCGGCGGCTCATCGCCGCCGAGGGCCTGAACGGTGTGACCGTCGCCAAGACCGCCGCGGAGGCGGCGATTTCCGTCGGGCTCGTCCAGCACTACTTCCGCAACAAGGACGAGATGCTGCTGTTCACCTACAGCCACGTCCTAGAGCGGATCGAGCACCGCGTGACCGCCCTGGTCGCGCGCTCCGAATCCATCGGCACACGCATCGAGCACATCGTCCTCGACGCACTGTCGGAGAGCATGCCGCTGGACGACGAGCGCCGGCAGGAATGGCGGGTCGCCCTCGCCTTCACCGGCCGCTCGGCCGACGACCCCCGGCTCAGCGAGGTCAAGGTCGCCGCCCTGAACCGCACTCGCGCCCTTCTGGCACAGGCGGTCACCAATGCCAAGGAGTGCGGCGAGGTCGCCCCGGAGACCGACTCGGCGCGAGAGGCGGCACGTATCGCCGCGTACACCGAGGGCCTCTCCGCCCACCTCTACGCCGACCCTGCCGGGATGCCGCCCGCCGCAGCCCTCGCCGCCCTCGCCGACCACCTCGCGACCGTCTTCTCCGGCGAATGCCGCCTCCGCCGTCGGCCCCCCGGCGAGCGCCCGACGTAGGCCCGCCCAGGCCGATCAAGATCGGCGCCCTGCCTGTCACCAGCAGCGCGCAAAGTTCGGTTGGTGTCACCAACTCCTTTGTCCCATCAGCTGTCTGAACTGCGCAGCGTCCCGGCGGCCAGCGCAGCGCGATAGGCGTGGCAAGCAGTGCCGCCGCTTATCGCTTGATCCCGCGGCATACGAGCAACAGGCGGTGCGGAGACGTTGCCTGGCGAGCGGGTACGACGGCACCATGGGAGCACGGGAACGGGGGGTGGAGCCGATGAGTCGCTTGGTACTGCCGTACCTCTCCACCTACAAGGCGTCGCTGCCCCAGCAGGAAGCTGCTGAACTGGTCGGCCCCACGGGCGGCAAAGTTCACGTCCTGGAACACGAGCTCCCATGGTCCCTCGACGCATGGCGCGCAGACGGCGTACACGTAGGCCCTTTGTTCTTGGTGCGGACTCCCCGGCCGGGTGACGCATCCCTGAGGTTCCTGTTCGACACGGCGGGTGCCCCCTTTCCGACCTGGCGGGAAAGCTGCCTCGTGCCGTGCACGGCGCAGACCTGCCGCCGCTGGGTCGAAGCCGCCCTTGCCTATGCCACCGCCGTGGACGACATCAGCGCCGAGCTGGTTGCCGCCCACCGTCGCGCCAGCTCCATCGCGCGGTGGAGGCACCTCGCCACCCACCGCGCCCTACGCGGCTGGGAGAAGACCCGGCAGCGCTACGAGCGGGTCATGCAGGAGGCCAGTGAGGCCTACAAGCCGGTCCGCCGGGAGATCTGGCAAGCGATCCAGGCCGAGAAGGACAAAGCCGCCGAACACGCACGGCAGGAAGCCCAGGCCCGCCGCCGCAGGGCCGAGCTCGCCGAACGGCCCATCTGGGGCTGGTCGTCGGTGGCAACGAACGGCCAGCCGACCGCGTACATCTTCCGACACGACGTACCCGCCGACGACAGCCTCGCTCCGACTTCGCCGCAGGTGAATCCACCTGTCGGCCTGGCGGGTCTGCGCCACGCGCTCAAAGCCCTGAAACCGATCCAGCTGCA
This genomic window from Streptomyces sp. NBC_01351 contains:
- a CDS encoding DUF3592 domain-containing protein — translated: MTLLITMSVLVGLLIFGISLGIYVHSSPLLKRGVRTSAVCVNVGQVAAGSMLLLEYTPQGGPARQYTVGPFVFPPVRVGGRLDVIYDPKRPQEVSLPERLPKSTRGLVISMAVSGAVLAACAVRIVVAVQG
- a CDS encoding serine hydrolase domain-containing protein, with translation MTLLFLGVVRPASAADRAQGDFAQVDAYVQEQRERTRTPGLAYAVISGDQVVHQRTWGRDGNGTPVTPRTPFLIGSVSKPVTAMAVMQLAEEGKVALDGPVRERLPWFSPSGDGGERITVRQLLTHTSGISEREGYLRSDRYDNEPGGILRLARSLADVRLIALPGERHEYSDANYMLLAAVVEQVTGRPFGDHLRDSVLQPLGMTGAITDARTAENAGLAPGHRYFFGRPQAYAPPFDTSGVPYGYLGVSLEDLSRFAIAQLGGPQTVMSQDAIRQMHTGTVPVRDAHRYGLGWRDDAFDDLGVRTVWHAGATPGYHSILILAPEKKLAVVVEQNVYGTQNDELLGATAFGALRLLLGAEPQPADEDPLFGCLLTALAAVTAVLGAGVVRSLFRLVRPPSVQRKKSRIRALTGGVTAVAACLLLATTAYAVLPGQVATDLRQVLLFAPDAGRLIIAVSALALALAVLRAAVTIRSVSHRTR
- a CDS encoding TetR/AcrR family transcriptional regulator, translated to MPRVADHDERRHQVAAAVRRLIAAEGLNGVTVAKTAAEAAISVGLVQHYFRNKDEMLLFTYSHVLERIEHRVTALVARSESIGTRIEHIVLDALSESMPLDDERRQEWRVALAFTGRSADDPRLSEVKVAALNRTRALLAQAVTNAKECGEVAPETDSAREAARIAAYTEGLSAHLYADPAGMPPAAALAALADHLATVFSGECRLRRRPPGERPT